A stretch of the Lactuca sativa cultivar Salinas chromosome 9, Lsat_Salinas_v11, whole genome shotgun sequence genome encodes the following:
- the LOC111888160 gene encoding uncharacterized protein LOC111888160 has product MPKYAKFLKEILTNRRKIEEVKKVVLNENCSAAMLNKLPKKKGDPGSLTLPCQFGNLTTIHALADSGASVNLMPYSFFKKLDLPEPRPIRMAIHLANKTVTFPRGICEDILVKVDKFVFPADFIILDMEADQQVPIILGRPFLNTASAIVDMRDSKLTLQVGEDSVTFGVDQAMKYSRNSDDTTFSIDMLDELLEECITEDSIKFTTDDEEFDPEKDLMEIERLLEEADYEELQ; this is encoded by the coding sequence ATGCCCAAGtatgcaaagttccttaaggaaatTCTCACTAATAGAAGGAAGATAGAAGAAGTGAAGAAGGTAGTACTCAATGAAAACTGCTCAGCTGCTATGCTAAATAAGCTACCAAAGAAGAAAGGTGATCCGGGGAGTTTGACtttaccttgccaatttggcaacttgACCACCATTCATGCCTTAGCCGATTCGGGAGCAAGTGTGAATCTAATGCCATATTCGTTCTTTAAGAAGCTGGATCTCCCGGAACCAAGGCCAATTCGCATGGCAATACACTTGGCAAACAAAACAGTCACCTTCCCAAGAGGAATATGCGAAGACATACTAGTCAAGGTGGACAAATTCGTCTTTCCCGCTGATTTTATCATTCTAGACATGGAGGCGGATCAACAAGTGccaatcatccttggaagaccCTTCCTCAACACGGCAAGTGCTATAGTAGACATGAGGGACTCAAAGCTCACCTTGCAGGTAGGAGAAGATTCAGTCACATTTGGGGTGGACCAAGCTATGAAGTATTCAAGGAATAGTGATGACACGACATTCTCAATCGATATGTTAGACGAATTATTGGAGGAATGCATAACTGAAGATTCCATCAAGTTCACAACTGACGATGAAGAATTTGATCCAGAAAAAGACTTGATGGAAATTGAAAGACTGCTGGAAGAAGCCGACTACGAAGAATTG